A genomic window from Pseudomonas argentinensis includes:
- a CDS encoding DUF2333 family protein: MLDWKNRTTGTAQADDGASTASRRRLGGGFGRVIAGLLGIYLLVALVVGWWWSQEPGLFPVQQRVQAAAESSQRQVVNGYTTVETLKQVAQTLLDKPGGYLANDLAPPGLWLDNMPSWEYGVLVQVRDFSRALRKDFARSQSQSTEDGDLARAEPRFNFDHRSWALPAAESEYREGIHSLDRYLARLSEPGQGGARFYTRADNLNNWFGDVATRLGSLSQRLSASVGQVRLNSEVTETTELAEGQVPEVTERTYETPWLQIDNVFYEARGQAWALSHLLRAIEVDFADVLAKKNATVSVRQIIRELEAAQATLWSPMVLNGSGYGILANHSLVMANYISRANAAVIDLRQLLSQG, from the coding sequence ATGCTCGATTGGAAGAACCGCACCACCGGCACCGCCCAGGCCGATGACGGTGCCAGCACGGCATCTCGCCGTCGTCTTGGCGGCGGGTTCGGCCGTGTCATCGCCGGCTTGCTGGGTATCTATCTGCTGGTGGCGCTGGTCGTCGGCTGGTGGTGGAGCCAGGAGCCGGGCCTGTTCCCGGTACAGCAGCGCGTGCAGGCTGCCGCCGAAAGCAGCCAGCGCCAGGTGGTCAACGGCTACACCACGGTGGAAACCCTCAAGCAGGTCGCCCAGACCCTGCTCGACAAGCCGGGTGGCTATCTGGCCAACGACCTGGCCCCGCCGGGCCTGTGGCTCGACAACATGCCGAGCTGGGAGTACGGCGTGCTGGTGCAGGTGCGTGATTTCTCCCGCGCGCTGCGCAAGGATTTCGCCCGCTCGCAATCGCAATCCACCGAGGACGGCGACCTGGCCCGCGCCGAGCCGCGCTTCAACTTCGACCATCGCAGCTGGGCGCTGCCGGCCGCCGAGTCCGAGTACCGCGAAGGCATCCACTCGCTGGACCGCTACCTCGCTCGCCTGTCCGAGCCGGGCCAGGGCGGCGCACGTTTCTATACCCGTGCCGACAACCTGAACAACTGGTTCGGTGACGTCGCCACCCGCCTGGGCTCGCTGTCCCAGCGCCTGTCGGCCAGCGTCGGTCAGGTGCGCCTGAACAGCGAGGTGACCGAGACCACCGAACTGGCCGAAGGCCAGGTGCCGGAGGTGACCGAGCGCACCTACGAAACCCCGTGGCTGCAGATCGACAACGTGTTCTACGAAGCGCGCGGCCAGGCCTGGGCGTTGTCCCATCTGCTGCGCGCCATCGAAGTCGATTTCGCCGACGTGCTGGCCAAGAAGAACGCCACCGTCAGCGTGCGGCAGATCATCCGCGAGCTGGAGGCCGCCCAGGCCACGCTGTGGAGCCCGATGGTGCTCAACGGAAGCGGTTACGGCATCCTCGCCAACCACTCGCTGGTGATGGCCAACTACATCTCGCGGGCCAACGCCGCGGTGATCGACCTGCGTCAGCTGCTGTCCCAGGGCTGA
- a CDS encoding response regulator: MTEQEDPSRDRLKQHFAQRVIHQARQVLEVWQRLQRGEWNDAGMQELQEAAQLLQRYAERFEQVEHRELGTRIVACLGVVGANRGRLNSEVISELNQLMQRLSRTGLRHGDRFEHTTLPPLRKPVYLALQHLERAERLAQQLEFFGMNAKPLDTANAFRAAMLERHPAAIVMEIDFAGAGNGLQLAQAVQEGLQEKIPVLFYSHEDTDTPTRLAAVRAGGREFFTGSMDASSLLERIEVLTHVAQYEPYRVLIVDDSRAQATHTERVLNSAGIVTRTLTEPIQAMDELAEFQPDLIILDMYMPACNGTELAQVIRHNDRYVSVPIIYLSAEDDLDKQLDAMSEGGDDFLTKPIKPRHLIATVRNRADRARSLKARMVRDSLTGLFNHTHTLQLLEDARFRAQRDEQPLSFAMIDIDYFKKVNDNYGHPMGDRVIKSLALFLKQRLRKSDCIGRYGGEEFAVVMPNTDAQTATRVLDEVRARFAEIHYPAHPHDLSCTFSCGIAEMVDDVDGKLLSQRADEALYRAKNSGRNRVEIFG; the protein is encoded by the coding sequence ATGACCGAGCAAGAAGACCCCAGCCGCGACCGGCTCAAACAGCATTTCGCCCAGCGGGTAATCCACCAGGCCCGCCAGGTTCTGGAAGTGTGGCAGCGCCTGCAACGCGGCGAATGGAACGACGCTGGCATGCAGGAACTGCAGGAGGCGGCGCAGCTGCTGCAACGTTATGCCGAGCGTTTCGAGCAGGTCGAGCACCGTGAGCTGGGCACGCGCATCGTCGCCTGCCTGGGCGTGGTGGGCGCCAACCGCGGCCGCCTCAACAGCGAGGTGATCAGCGAACTCAACCAGCTGATGCAGCGCCTGTCGCGCACCGGCCTGCGCCACGGCGACCGTTTCGAGCACACCACCCTGCCGCCGCTGCGCAAACCCGTGTACCTGGCCCTGCAGCACCTGGAGCGCGCCGAACGCCTGGCACAGCAACTCGAGTTCTTCGGCATGAACGCCAAGCCGCTGGATACCGCCAACGCCTTTCGCGCCGCCATGCTCGAGCGCCATCCGGCGGCCATCGTCATGGAGATCGATTTCGCCGGTGCCGGCAACGGCCTGCAACTGGCCCAGGCGGTTCAGGAAGGTCTGCAGGAAAAGATCCCGGTGCTGTTCTACAGCCATGAAGACACCGACACCCCGACCCGCCTGGCGGCGGTGCGTGCCGGCGGGCGCGAATTCTTTACCGGCTCCATGGACGCCTCGAGCCTGCTGGAGCGCATCGAGGTGCTGACCCACGTCGCCCAGTACGAGCCCTACCGCGTGCTGATCGTCGACGATTCCCGCGCCCAGGCCACCCACACCGAGCGGGTGCTCAACAGCGCCGGCATCGTCACCCGCACGCTCACCGAGCCGATCCAGGCAATGGACGAACTGGCGGAGTTCCAGCCGGATCTGATCATCCTCGACATGTACATGCCGGCCTGCAACGGCACCGAACTGGCCCAGGTGATCCGTCATAACGACCGCTACGTCAGCGTGCCGATCATCTACCTGTCCGCCGAGGACGATCTGGACAAGCAGCTCGATGCGATGAGCGAGGGCGGCGACGACTTCCTCACCAAGCCGATCAAGCCGCGCCACCTGATCGCCACCGTGCGCAACCGCGCCGACCGGGCACGCAGCCTCAAGGCGCGCATGGTACGCGACAGCCTTACCGGGCTGTTCAACCACACCCACACCCTGCAACTGCTCGAAGACGCACGCTTTCGTGCCCAGCGCGACGAGCAGCCGCTGAGCTTCGCGATGATCGATATCGATTACTTCAAGAAGGTCAACGACAACTACGGCCATCCCATGGGCGACCGGGTGATCAAGAGCCTGGCGCTGTTCCTCAAGCAGCGCCTGCGCAAGAGCGACTGCATCGGCCGCTACGGCGGCGAGGAATTCGCCGTGGTGATGCCCAACACCGATGCACAGACGGCTACCAGGGTGCTGGACGAAGTACGCGCGCGGTTCGCCGAGATCCACTACCCTGCCCACCCTCACGACCTGAGCTGCACCTTTAGCTGCGGCATCGCCGAAATGGTCGATGACGTCGACGGCAAGCTCCTGTCGCAACGCGCCGACGAGGCCCTGTACCGCGCCAAGAACAGCGGCCGCAACCGCGTCGAGATTTTTGGCTGA